DNA from Synechococcus elongatus PCC 6301:
CACATTTTCCAAGCAGGCGGTCTAGATACGCCTCACCCAGAAGTCTTTCTGCGTCCCCACGACATCGAAATTGCGATCGATCCGATTCCCGAAACCGTGCCGGCTCGCATCGATCGCATTGTCCATTTGGGTTGGGAAGTGCAGGCTGAAGTCCGTCTTGAGGATGGCCAAGTTTTGGTTGCCCATTTACCCCGCGATCGCTATCGGGATTTGCAACTGGAGCCAGAACAACAGGTGTTTGTACGCCCCAAACAAGCGCGATCGTTCCCGCTCAACTACTCGATTTAGTCTGCTCAAACAGTTCATCGGAGTGCATGATCAGGCTGCGATCGCAGTGATTCCAGCAAGTCGACATTGACCTTGGCAGTGAACACCTCACAGCGTGTTGAGGTGTTTGGGTCGAATGGTTGAACTCAAGGCGGAACGATCGCTAGTTGCTCTCCCTCACTCAAACTAAAGGCTGGTGTCGAATCCTGACGATCCAACCCACCAGCCTTCCGTTGTTGCGAGCCGATTGGCTCCCGCACTATTTCAGGGTTCTAAGCTTCTGTGAAACCTAAACCGTTCGCTTCGGCATAGCGCTGCATAAACCGCATAAAGCGATCCCATTCTTCGGGGCTGCGCATCAGGTAAACCGCTTCTAGACCCGCTGGTTGACCGTTAATGAATTTGGCCTTGACTTCCCGTGTGGCTAGCTCACCTTCATCGTCGAGCAGATACATGCCAGTGATGTCTTGGCGAACCTCGCCCACCAAAGCTTGGGGCTCATCGAAGTAGAAGGTTGCGGTGCCGTTTTGGCCATCGCGCGATCGTGTCAAACGGACATCAGGAACGACGGGTTCGTCAATTCCACGCGTGAACTGGATCGCAGCGGACATAGTAGTAGCGGGGTTTCAGAACGGTTCTCTCATCATACAAGGCCGATCCCCAGCCACCCTGTCGGGGTCCAGTGGCGGCGATCGCTTCACCCTAGGCTGTGCAAATCCCCAGCTTCCTCGCTGGCTTGCCTAGACTAGAGGCAGTGCGACTTTGCTCGCTGCTCTGCTTTCTGCGTGAACCCATGACCCTGTGGTCTCGTTGTCGTCGAGCCGTTGC
Protein-coding regions in this window:
- the psb28 gene encoding photosystem II reaction center protein Psb28; translated protein: MSAAIQFTRGIDEPVVPDVRLTRSRDGQNGTATFYFDEPQALVGEVRQDITGMYLLDDEGELATREVKAKFINGQPAGLEAVYLMRSPEEWDRFMRFMQRYAEANGLGFTEA